A DNA window from Vicinamibacterales bacterium contains the following coding sequences:
- a CDS encoding cytochrome c, with protein MTRSVLAVAATGVLLVGSVRIGLAQGPTTADGVYTSDQAAKGKALFAEVCLTCHQPAKFTGAEFTRAYVGKPLSEISATMAEMPQDNPGSLTAAEFATLIAYFLEMNEYPAGAAPLDGETSALRRIMVSPRP; from the coding sequence ATGACACGAAGCGTGCTGGCAGTTGCGGCCACGGGCGTCCTGCTCGTCGGTAGCGTTCGGATCGGCCTGGCGCAGGGGCCGACGACCGCAGACGGGGTGTACACGTCCGACCAGGCCGCCAAGGGCAAGGCCCTCTTCGCCGAGGTCTGCCTGACCTGCCATCAGCCGGCCAAGTTCACGGGCGCGGAGTTCACCCGGGCCTACGTCGGGAAGCCGCTCAGCGAGATTTCGGCGACGATGGCCGAGATGCCGCAGGACAACCCCGGCAGCCTCACGGCGGCGGAGTTCGCGACGCTCATCGCCTACTTCCTCGAGATGAACGAGTACCCGGCAGGCGCCGCGCCGCTCGACGGCGAGACCAGTGCGCTCCGCCGCATCATGGTGTCGCCCCGTCCGTGA
- a CDS encoding sulfite exporter TauE/SafE family protein, which translates to MNSQLLVLAFGAAVGGLVQGISGFAFAMVAMAIWVWGVDPKLAAAMAVFGGLTGQIMSAIRIRRGLQLHLLWPFLVGSALGIPMGNRLLPLLDPNRFKLVLGLMLVVCCGAMLLTSKLPKFTHGGRLADAGAGLLGGVMAPLSGFSGLAPALWCTLRGYTKDEHRAVIQNFNLAVLAMTFTSAVISGRIGAQHLPMMAVVAGMLIIPSIYGSRIYLNMSPVAFRNGVLYILVFAGGGMVVAALRAML; encoded by the coding sequence ATGAATTCGCAGCTTCTGGTCTTGGCGTTCGGCGCGGCGGTGGGCGGGCTGGTGCAGGGCATTTCCGGCTTCGCCTTCGCGATGGTAGCCATGGCGATCTGGGTGTGGGGGGTGGACCCCAAGCTCGCCGCCGCCATGGCGGTCTTCGGCGGACTGACGGGACAGATCATGTCCGCCATCCGCATCCGGCGGGGGCTGCAGCTCCACCTCCTGTGGCCGTTCCTGGTCGGGAGCGCCCTGGGCATCCCAATGGGCAACCGGCTCCTGCCGCTGCTCGACCCTAACCGCTTCAAGCTGGTGCTGGGCCTGATGCTCGTGGTGTGCTGCGGCGCCATGCTCCTCACGTCGAAGCTGCCGAAGTTCACGCACGGCGGCCGGCTGGCCGACGCTGGCGCCGGACTGCTGGGCGGCGTCATGGCGCCCCTGAGCGGGTTCAGCGGCCTGGCGCCCGCGCTCTGGTGCACGCTGCGCGGCTACACCAAGGACGAGCACCGCGCCGTCATCCAGAACTTCAATCTGGCCGTGCTCGCCATGACGTTCACGTCGGCCGTCATCTCCGGGCGGATCGGCGCACAGCACCTGCCGATGATGGCCGTGGTGGCGGGGATGCTGATCATCCCGTCGATCTACGGCTCGCGCATCTACCTGAACATGAGCCCCGTGGCGTTCAGGAACGGCGTCCTCTACATCCTCGTCTTCGCCGGGGGTGGCATGGTGGTGGCCGCGCTCAGGGCGATGCTGTAG
- a CDS encoding FAD-binding oxidoreductase, which produces MPVLHAHEYSAPLLDAPPDIRMAPDPAAVAAFLRDESRMAADRVASLAEPPTLDALRQVLRWHAARHHAVAVSGARTGVVGGAVPDPSAHLVSLARLRGAVGLDLGATPASVTALAGTTLLELQTALAARAPGWVLPLDPTETSASVGGMVATNAAGSRAFRFGATRDWVVGLTVELASGRTLTLRRGVDTADGGVLTLAEGGVPRSIRLPAIPKPRTKNAIGYLFAPGGDAVDLFIGSEGTLGLVSEVTFRLVAMAESRLVLLQGLATPAQAFALVDALRQDHALRTTALEFLDARSHALARDTGRPEVLRVLDRLPPGSCSVLAEFGVDDAAAQEATAARVLEHVAAVGADPEATVAGVDDRVLHDIRVFRHAVPERINATIAARRATHPGLHKIATDMAVTDRDLGWAYERYSTRLTAAGLDHAIFGHAGNNHFHVNILPRDTGELGRAKAIYREFAEDVVARGGAVSAEHGIGRLKKAFLPLQYDAATLDAMRALKRWLDPEWRLNRGVLLDPDAPTASP; this is translated from the coding sequence ATGCCCGTCCTGCACGCCCACGAATACTCAGCGCCGCTGCTCGACGCGCCCCCGGACATCCGGATGGCGCCGGACCCGGCCGCCGTTGCCGCATTCCTGCGCGACGAGTCGCGGATGGCGGCGGACCGCGTCGCCTCGCTCGCCGAACCACCGACGCTCGACGCGCTGCGCCAGGTGCTCCGCTGGCACGCGGCGCGGCACCACGCGGTTGCCGTGTCCGGTGCGCGCACGGGCGTCGTGGGGGGCGCGGTGCCCGACCCGTCCGCGCATCTCGTCTCGCTCGCACGCCTCCGCGGCGCCGTCGGGCTCGACCTCGGCGCCACGCCCGCCTCCGTCACCGCCCTGGCCGGCACCACCCTCCTGGAGCTGCAGACGGCGCTCGCCGCTCGCGCCCCGGGCTGGGTCCTCCCGCTCGATCCCACCGAGACCAGCGCTTCCGTCGGGGGCATGGTGGCCACCAACGCGGCCGGGTCGCGCGCGTTCCGGTTCGGCGCGACCCGCGACTGGGTCGTGGGCCTCACCGTGGAACTGGCGTCCGGACGGACGCTGACGCTGCGCCGGGGCGTGGACACGGCCGACGGCGGCGTCCTGACGCTGGCGGAGGGGGGCGTCCCGCGCTCGATCCGCCTGCCCGCCATTCCGAAGCCTCGCACCAAGAACGCGATCGGCTACCTGTTCGCGCCCGGTGGCGACGCCGTGGATCTCTTCATCGGCAGCGAGGGCACGCTCGGCCTGGTCAGCGAGGTCACGTTCCGTCTCGTGGCGATGGCCGAGTCGCGGCTCGTGCTGTTGCAGGGCCTCGCCACGCCCGCCCAGGCCTTCGCGCTCGTCGACGCGCTGCGACAGGACCACGCGCTCCGGACCACGGCCCTCGAGTTTCTCGACGCGCGCTCCCACGCGCTCGCCCGGGACACCGGCAGGCCCGAGGTGCTACGCGTGCTGGACCGTCTGCCTCCGGGTAGCTGCTCGGTACTGGCCGAGTTCGGGGTGGACGACGCCGCGGCGCAGGAGGCGACCGCCGCACGGGTCCTCGAGCACGTCGCAGCCGTCGGTGCCGATCCCGAGGCGACGGTGGCCGGCGTCGACGATCGGGTCCTTCACGACATCCGCGTCTTCCGCCACGCGGTTCCCGAGCGCATCAACGCCACCATCGCCGCACGCCGCGCGACCCATCCCGGCCTCCACAAGATCGCCACCGACATGGCCGTGACCGACCGCGATCTCGGGTGGGCGTACGAGCGCTATTCCACGCGCCTCACGGCCGCGGGGCTGGACCATGCCATCTTCGGCCACGCCGGCAACAACCACTTCCACGTGAACATCCTGCCGAGGGACACCGGTGAACTCGGCCGGGCCAAGGCGATCTACCGGGAGTTCGCGGAGGACGTCGTGGCGCGCGGCGGCGCCGTGTCGGCCGAGCACGGCATCGGCCGGCTGAAGAAGGCGTTCCTGCCCCTGCAGTACGACGCCGCGACGCTGGACGCCATGCGCGCGCTGAAACGCTGGCTGGATCCCGAGTGGCGGCTGAACCGCGGCGTGCTGCTGGACCCGGACGCGCCTACAGCATCGCCCTGA
- a CDS encoding Hsp20/alpha crystallin family protein: MFRLTRTTPYDDLFNFQREVDRLFNQFWTDLPTRTAAAPATSFQAAATDDGWTIDVPMPGIDPKFVSIEAAGNTLTIKAEEPAGEKTGARLLFEQTLTVPQFLDLDKIGAAHRHGMLHLTLPLKEAVKPRRIQIDVADSQPQLVGAR, encoded by the coding sequence ATGTTCCGACTCACTCGCACCACGCCGTACGACGACCTGTTCAACTTCCAGCGCGAGGTCGACCGCCTCTTCAACCAGTTCTGGACGGACCTGCCGACTCGGACCGCTGCGGCCCCGGCCACGTCGTTCCAGGCAGCGGCCACGGACGACGGCTGGACGATCGACGTGCCCATGCCGGGCATCGACCCCAAGTTCGTCTCGATCGAGGCGGCGGGGAACACCCTGACGATCAAGGCCGAGGAGCCTGCCGGAGAGAAGACCGGCGCCCGCCTGCTCTTCGAGCAGACGCTGACGGTGCCCCAGTTCCTGGACCTCGACAAGATCGGCGCGGCCCACCGCCACGGGATGCTGCACCTCACGCTTCCGCTCAAGGAAGCCGTGAAGCCGCGCCGCATCCAGATCGACGTGGCCGACAGCCAGCCGCAGCTCGTCGGCGCCAGGTAG
- a CDS encoding SCE4755 family polysaccharide monooxygenase-like protein, giving the protein MVRGMMGRVTVAREIAMHLIKSASPALFAAAALLALPQPLGAHFKLLEPASWIVENERGDPQKAAPCGTDPKAEMSAAVTKVMGGSKIHLKVLETIYHPGHYRVALAVNSRDELPPDPMTFERTTEKGPRSVWAVIQSPPQLPVLADGLFQHYTRPASPQTYEADVALPNINCPKCTLQVIQFMAEHGYNQPGGYSYHHCADLTITADPAKPLDKGWPMPATTAAQ; this is encoded by the coding sequence GTGGTCCGTGGGATGATGGGCCGCGTCACCGTCGCCAGGGAGATCGCCATGCACCTCATCAAGTCCGCAAGCCCCGCGCTCTTCGCCGCCGCGGCCCTGCTCGCCCTGCCCCAGCCGCTCGGCGCGCATTTCAAGCTCCTCGAGCCGGCGTCCTGGATCGTCGAGAACGAACGCGGGGATCCGCAGAAGGCCGCGCCCTGCGGCACCGACCCGAAGGCCGAGATGAGCGCCGCCGTCACGAAGGTGATGGGCGGATCGAAGATCCACCTGAAGGTGCTCGAGACGATCTACCACCCCGGCCACTACCGCGTGGCGCTCGCCGTGAACTCCCGCGACGAACTGCCGCCCGACCCGATGACGTTCGAGCGCACGACCGAGAAGGGCCCCCGTTCGGTGTGGGCCGTGATCCAGAGCCCGCCGCAGTTGCCGGTCCTGGCCGACGGGCTCTTCCAGCACTACACGCGGCCGGCGAGCCCCCAGACCTACGAGGCCGACGTGGCGCTGCCCAATATCAACTGCCCGAAGTGCACCTTGCAGGTGATCCAGTTCATGGCCGAGCACGGCTACAACCAGCCGGGCGGCTACTCCTACCATCACTGCGCCGACCTCACCATCACGGCCGACCCCGCCAAGCCGCTCGACAAGGGTTGGCCGATGCCCGCCACGACGGCCGCGCAGTAG
- a CDS encoding ABC transporter permease: MNALRDLGYACRKLASARLFTLTAVLTLALGIGGTTAIFTLMHAVMLKSLPVGDPERLYRIGDGDNCCVQGGPQDRWGFFSLPLIERLTAEAPEFESIAAFQAGMNRLSVRRQGVDDAPRPLRAIYTSGTYFTTLGINAAAGRVYTAADDTPSAAPVVVLAYHAWQTQYGGDPAVVGGTLVVEGHPMTVAGIGPPGFFGETLRAEPPDLWIPLQQEPAIAGAETALLHQVIPAWLRVIGRLRPGATVDGLDARLTAVLRQWMMTEAGYPANWMPSVEQALPRQSISVVPAGAGVAVMKEQYGRSLQILLAVCGLVLLIACANVANLLLARSVARRGQTAVRLALGASRREIVTEALVESVLLAVGGAAAGLLVSIAASRLLLSLAFSGASLLAFDTTPSLPVLAFATGLAVATGLLFGAAPAWFDTRTDPIDSLRGAGRTKGDTSSAARTALLVVQATLSVVLVAGSMMLARSLGNLEGQDFRFERDGRVLVSVGRPSASMTGDRLTALYRDVETRLARIPGVRGVGLALYNPLTNNWGEGILIAGKPQPSPDERTGASWDRVSANYLQHLGVTLVKGRHFSEADNEATENVAIVNQAFVKRFFKEGEEPLDQHFGLNLPEYVNTFRIVGVVDDPRFTPFELDRPQRPMFFVPLAQTVHYADPNMQRVESGSHFVGGILLVTNAPAGVVEPQVARALAEADPNLTVIGVRSLAEQIDRTFDQERAVAGLASLFGAVALLLAAIGLYGVTAYSVAQRTGEIGLRMALGADRGRVMGLVLGSAFRRVALGLVLGLPMAVGAGYLLSAQLFGVTFWDPVALGAAAVALAAAAAVASLVPATRAAGLAPMTALRVE; the protein is encoded by the coding sequence ATGAACGCCCTCCGCGACCTCGGCTACGCGTGCCGCAAGCTGGCGTCGGCCCGCCTGTTCACGCTCACGGCGGTCCTCACGCTGGCCCTCGGCATCGGCGGCACCACGGCCATCTTCACCCTGATGCACGCCGTCATGCTGAAGTCGCTGCCGGTCGGCGATCCCGAGCGGCTGTATCGCATCGGCGACGGCGACAACTGCTGCGTGCAGGGCGGGCCGCAGGACCGCTGGGGATTCTTCTCGCTGCCCCTCATCGAGCGGCTGACGGCGGAGGCGCCTGAGTTCGAGTCGATCGCGGCGTTCCAGGCCGGCATGAACCGCTTGAGCGTCCGCCGGCAGGGCGTGGACGACGCGCCGCGGCCGCTTCGTGCGATCTACACGAGCGGCACCTACTTCACCACGCTCGGCATCAACGCCGCGGCGGGCCGCGTCTACACCGCGGCCGACGACACACCGTCGGCCGCGCCCGTCGTGGTGCTGGCGTATCACGCCTGGCAGACGCAATACGGCGGCGATCCCGCCGTCGTCGGCGGCACGCTGGTGGTCGAGGGCCATCCCATGACCGTCGCCGGCATCGGCCCGCCGGGCTTCTTCGGGGAGACGCTTCGGGCCGAGCCGCCGGATCTCTGGATCCCCCTCCAGCAGGAGCCGGCGATTGCCGGCGCGGAGACCGCCCTCCTGCACCAGGTGATCCCCGCCTGGCTGCGCGTGATCGGACGCCTGCGGCCGGGCGCGACCGTGGACGGGCTCGACGCGCGGCTGACGGCTGTCCTCCGCCAGTGGATGATGACCGAGGCCGGCTATCCCGCGAACTGGATGCCCTCGGTGGAGCAGGCGCTACCGAGGCAGAGCATCTCGGTCGTGCCGGCAGGCGCGGGCGTGGCGGTCATGAAGGAGCAGTACGGACGCAGCCTGCAGATCCTCCTGGCCGTGTGCGGCCTGGTGCTGCTCATCGCGTGCGCGAACGTGGCGAACCTGCTCCTGGCCCGCTCGGTCGCCCGGCGCGGCCAGACGGCCGTGCGCCTCGCGCTCGGCGCCTCGCGGCGCGAGATCGTCACCGAGGCGCTGGTGGAGAGCGTGCTCCTCGCCGTCGGTGGCGCCGCGGCCGGGCTCCTCGTGTCCATCGCCGCGTCTCGGCTGCTGCTGTCGCTGGCGTTCTCGGGCGCGTCACTCCTGGCCTTCGACACGACGCCGTCCCTCCCCGTGCTGGCCTTCGCCACGGGCCTGGCCGTGGCCACCGGCCTCCTCTTCGGGGCCGCGCCGGCCTGGTTCGACACGCGGACGGACCCCATCGACTCGCTCCGCGGCGCGGGCCGCACCAAGGGCGACACGTCGTCGGCCGCGCGCACCGCGCTCCTCGTCGTGCAGGCCACGCTGTCGGTGGTGCTCGTGGCCGGCTCCATGATGCTCGCCCGCAGCCTCGGCAACCTGGAAGGTCAGGACTTCCGCTTCGAACGGGACGGCCGCGTGCTGGTCAGCGTCGGGCGCCCGTCGGCGTCGATGACGGGCGACCGGCTCACGGCGCTCTATCGCGACGTGGAGACGCGCCTGGCCAGGATCCCCGGCGTCCGGGGCGTCGGGCTGGCGCTGTACAACCCGCTCACGAACAACTGGGGCGAGGGGATCCTGATCGCGGGCAAGCCGCAGCCGTCGCCCGACGAGCGCACCGGCGCGTCGTGGGACCGGGTGAGCGCGAACTACCTCCAGCACCTCGGCGTCACGCTGGTGAAGGGCCGCCATTTCTCGGAGGCCGACAACGAGGCGACGGAGAACGTCGCCATCGTGAACCAGGCGTTCGTGAAGCGCTTCTTCAAGGAGGGCGAAGAGCCGCTCGACCAGCACTTCGGGTTGAACTTGCCCGAGTACGTGAACACGTTCCGCATCGTGGGCGTCGTGGACGATCCCCGCTTCACGCCCTTCGAACTCGACCGCCCGCAGCGGCCCATGTTCTTCGTCCCGCTGGCGCAGACCGTGCACTACGCGGACCCCAACATGCAGCGCGTCGAGTCGGGGTCGCACTTCGTCGGCGGCATCCTGCTGGTCACCAACGCACCGGCCGGCGTCGTCGAGCCGCAAGTCGCGAGGGCCCTGGCGGAGGCCGATCCGAACCTGACGGTCATCGGCGTACGCTCGCTGGCCGAGCAGATCGACCGCACGTTCGATCAGGAGCGGGCGGTGGCGGGCCTGGCGAGCCTGTTCGGCGCGGTGGCCCTGCTGCTGGCGGCCATCGGCCTTTACGGCGTCACGGCCTACTCGGTCGCGCAGCGCACGGGCGAGATCGGCCTCCGGATGGCGCTGGGCGCCGACCGCGGGCGCGTGATGGGTCTCGTGCTGGGCAGCGCTTTCCGTCGCGTGGCGTTGGGCCTGGTACTGGGCCTGCCCATGGCGGTGGGCGCCGGCTACCTGCTGTCGGCGCAGCTCTTCGGGGTCACGTTCTGGGATCCCGTGGCGCTCGGCGCCGCAGCGGTGGCGCTGGCCGCGGCCGCAGCCGTCGCCTCGCTCGTCCCGGCGACGCGCGCCGCCGGGCTCGCGCCGATGACGGCGCTCCGAGTGGAATAG
- the pepT gene encoding peptidase T produces MPSVLDRFLRYVAYDTQSREDSSDYPSTPGQLVLLRDLVDELQALGLADAAMDEHGYVMATVPATTTKAHVPVIGVIAHVDTSPEMSGANVIPIVHHAYDGRDLVLPDDSTAVLRVADSPYLGECLGHDIVTASGTTLLGADNKSGVAAIMTAAEYLMAHPEVPHGAIRIGFTPDEEVGRGTQFFDVARFGAVCAYTLDGGPRGELEFESFSADACTVTFRGFNTHPGYAKGRMVNAVKLAARFIDRLPQDRLSPETTDGRDGFVHPYALQAGVDATSVRFIVRDFDTAGLGAKEAWLRELAEDVVRDAPGASVEVRVEEQYRNMREVLDRHPEVVGRARTAIGRAGLTVRERAIRGGTDGSRLSFMGLPTPNVFAGEQNFHSRLEWVSVQDMEKAVDVIVELAKVWEDEA; encoded by the coding sequence ATGCCCTCGGTGCTCGACCGCTTCCTCCGCTACGTCGCCTACGACACGCAGTCCCGCGAGGACTCCTCGGACTACCCGAGCACCCCGGGCCAGCTCGTGCTCCTGCGCGACCTCGTCGATGAGTTGCAGGCGCTCGGCCTCGCCGACGCCGCGATGGACGAGCACGGCTACGTGATGGCGACGGTGCCCGCCACCACGACGAAGGCCCACGTACCCGTCATCGGCGTCATCGCCCACGTGGACACGTCGCCCGAGATGAGCGGCGCGAACGTGATCCCGATCGTCCATCACGCGTACGACGGCCGCGATCTCGTGCTGCCCGACGACTCGACGGCCGTGCTCCGCGTGGCCGACAGTCCGTACCTCGGCGAGTGTCTCGGTCACGACATCGTGACGGCCTCGGGCACGACCCTGCTCGGGGCGGACAACAAGAGCGGGGTCGCCGCCATCATGACGGCCGCGGAGTACCTGATGGCGCATCCCGAGGTGCCGCACGGCGCGATCCGTATCGGCTTCACGCCGGACGAGGAGGTGGGCCGCGGCACACAGTTCTTCGACGTGGCGCGCTTCGGGGCCGTCTGCGCGTACACGCTGGACGGAGGGCCGCGCGGAGAGCTCGAGTTCGAGAGCTTCTCGGCCGACGCGTGCACCGTGACCTTCCGCGGCTTCAACACGCACCCGGGCTACGCGAAGGGCCGGATGGTGAACGCCGTCAAGCTGGCCGCTCGGTTCATCGATCGCCTGCCCCAGGACCGGTTGTCGCCCGAGACGACCGACGGCCGTGACGGCTTCGTGCACCCCTACGCCCTGCAGGCGGGCGTGGACGCCACGTCGGTGCGGTTCATCGTGCGGGACTTCGACACGGCCGGCCTCGGTGCCAAGGAGGCGTGGCTCCGCGAGCTGGCGGAGGACGTGGTCCGTGACGCGCCCGGAGCCTCGGTGGAGGTGCGGGTCGAGGAGCAGTACCGCAACATGCGGGAGGTGCTCGATCGCCACCCCGAGGTGGTGGGCCGCGCCCGGACGGCCATCGGCCGGGCCGGGCTGACCGTGCGCGAACGCGCCATCCGCGGGGGCACCGACGGCTCGCGCCTGTCCTTCATGGGTCTGCCGACGCCGAACGTGTTCGCGGGTGAGCAGAACTTCCACTCCCGCCTGGAATGGGTCTCGGTCCAGGACATGGAAAAGGCGGTGGACGTGATCGTGGAGCTGGCGAAGGTGTGGGAGGACGAGGCGTAG
- a CDS encoding MBL fold metallo-hydrolase: MRRGIVLGTLLVVGALGALRAQQPANAPKVIEVEKVKDNLFVLRGGGGNTAVFVTANGVTVVDAKNPGWGTPILEKIKELTPKPVTMLINTHTHGDHVSGNVEFPASVDVVVQENTKANMEKMPIFKEHGNRGMAKRTFKDRMTIGRGADQIDLYYFGPGHTNGDAWVVFPALRVVHSGDIFAGKSVPLIDTANGGSMLHIADTLTKAHAGITNVDTIINGHMPTQTTWADLAEFAQFNKDLVTWMQAELKAGKTPEQAAAEWTLPTRYTGYSATVGANFGGLAGRIKALQDEMMKP, from the coding sequence ATGCGACGTGGAATCGTGCTCGGCACGCTGCTCGTGGTGGGAGCGCTCGGGGCGCTTCGCGCACAGCAGCCGGCGAACGCGCCGAAGGTGATCGAGGTCGAGAAGGTCAAGGACAACCTGTTCGTGCTGCGGGGCGGCGGCGGGAACACGGCCGTGTTCGTGACCGCCAATGGCGTCACCGTGGTCGACGCGAAGAACCCGGGCTGGGGCACGCCCATCCTCGAGAAGATCAAGGAGCTGACGCCCAAGCCCGTCACCATGCTGATCAACACCCACACGCATGGCGATCACGTCAGCGGCAACGTGGAGTTCCCGGCCTCGGTCGACGTGGTGGTGCAGGAGAACACCAAGGCCAACATGGAGAAGATGCCCATCTTCAAGGAGCACGGCAACCGGGGCATGGCCAAGCGGACGTTCAAGGACCGCATGACGATCGGCCGGGGCGCCGATCAGATCGACCTCTACTACTTCGGTCCGGGCCACACGAACGGCGACGCCTGGGTGGTGTTCCCGGCGCTGAGGGTCGTGCACTCCGGCGACATCTTCGCCGGAAAGTCCGTGCCCCTGATCGACACCGCCAACGGCGGCAGCATGCTGCACATCGCCGACACGCTCACCAAGGCGCATGCCGGCATCACGAACGTGGACACGATCATCAACGGCCACATGCCCACCCAGACCACGTGGGCGGATCTGGCGGAGTTCGCGCAGTTCAACAAGGACCTGGTGACGTGGATGCAGGCCGAGCTCAAGGCCGGGAAGACGCCGGAGCAGGCCGCGGCCGAATGGACGCTGCCGACCAGGTACACCGGCTACTCGGCGACGGTGGGTGCCAACTTCGGCGGACTCGCCGGCCGCATCAAGGCCCTCCAGGACGAGATGATGAAGCCATAG
- a CDS encoding HTH domain-containing protein — MRASRLLQILLLLQNRGRMTAQGLAHELEVAPRTILRDVDALTEAGLPVVVHAGYRGGIELGFDYRTRLTGLDADEAEALGVMLARPVDHLAAVGLAGPARRARRKLLEAFPDGVRARASEAARRFRYMDTAPHEADGGDPRLPALAAAIRERRVVRIRAYQPGERTIHPVGLVCRLEGWLIEDALAPEAPEPLDRCGDVNISSRRFT, encoded by the coding sequence GTGCGCGCGTCGCGACTGCTCCAGATCCTGCTGCTCCTCCAGAACAGGGGGCGGATGACGGCCCAGGGCCTGGCGCATGAGCTCGAGGTGGCGCCGCGCACCATCCTGCGCGACGTGGACGCCCTCACGGAAGCTGGCCTGCCAGTGGTGGTGCACGCCGGGTACCGCGGCGGCATCGAGCTGGGCTTCGACTACCGGACGCGGCTCACGGGTCTCGATGCCGACGAGGCCGAAGCCCTGGGCGTGATGCTCGCAAGGCCCGTGGACCATCTGGCCGCCGTCGGCCTCGCGGGGCCCGCCCGCCGGGCGCGGCGCAAGCTGCTGGAAGCGTTTCCGGATGGGGTGCGCGCCCGCGCGTCGGAAGCGGCCCGGCGCTTTCGCTACATGGACACGGCCCCGCACGAGGCCGACGGCGGGGATCCGCGACTCCCGGCGCTCGCCGCCGCCATTCGCGAACGTCGGGTCGTGCGCATCCGGGCGTATCAGCCTGGCGAGCGGACGATCCACCCGGTCGGACTGGTGTGCCGCCTGGAGGGCTGGCTCATCGAGGACGCGCTGGCGCCGGAGGCGCCCGAGCCGCTCGACCGCTGCGGCGACGTGAACATCTCGTCGCGGAGGTTCACGTGA
- a CDS encoding HEAT repeat domain-containing protein, whose amino-acid sequence MTTLLMAALLATQPAALQDADAVTRLLASLRAADPAVCELAARSLTGFGGWRSDLDEPMPQPMPMPTPTPMPMPFAGGGGRGPSPRVRPAARSAWDAGVVEAFRPALRDPSRCVRRIAARVIGRAKPAWALQEFTTLATSPEAAHRETGVLGLGVIEEPATIATIIAAMADRDEGVRGTAAWALGELELLRGVPPLAKALDDPSASVRRRAVWALGQIEDEIALPALERALRDRTPDVRRMAAWALGELESAKAVGVLKSAVSDPDVETRATVAWALGEIEDRSAVDVLVPLVKDGNARVRRMAGWALGEIESRTAVPVLEPLVRDADRDVKLMALWALGEIESDTAVAAVAAGLSDRDAEVRRMAAWALGEIEAPTAVSSLTPLLKDPDDGVRATVAWALGEIESRSALPALDAVREDGSPAVRRAVRWAIGQIDDRR is encoded by the coding sequence ATGACCACGCTGCTGATGGCCGCGCTGCTCGCCACCCAACCCGCTGCCCTGCAGGACGCCGACGCCGTGACCCGGCTGCTCGCGTCGCTGCGCGCGGCCGATCCCGCCGTCTGCGAACTCGCGGCCCGGTCGCTCACCGGATTCGGCGGCTGGCGGAGCGACCTCGACGAGCCCATGCCGCAGCCGATGCCGATGCCCACGCCCACGCCGATGCCCATGCCCTTCGCGGGCGGCGGCGGCCGGGGCCCTTCGCCGCGCGTACGGCCTGCCGCCCGATCGGCCTGGGACGCGGGCGTCGTCGAGGCCTTTCGCCCGGCCCTGCGCGATCCCAGCCGCTGCGTGCGGCGCATCGCGGCCCGCGTGATCGGCAGGGCGAAGCCCGCATGGGCGTTGCAGGAATTCACGACGCTGGCGACGTCGCCGGAAGCGGCGCACCGCGAGACCGGCGTCCTGGGGCTCGGCGTGATCGAGGAACCGGCGACGATCGCGACCATCATCGCCGCGATGGCCGATCGCGACGAGGGCGTGCGCGGCACGGCGGCCTGGGCGCTCGGCGAACTTGAACTCCTGCGGGGCGTCCCGCCGCTCGCGAAGGCGTTGGACGACCCGTCCGCCTCCGTACGGCGCCGCGCCGTCTGGGCGCTGGGCCAGATCGAGGACGAGATCGCGCTGCCCGCCCTCGAGCGGGCGCTCCGCGATCGCACTCCGGACGTGCGGCGCATGGCGGCGTGGGCGCTCGGGGAGCTGGAGTCAGCGAAGGCCGTGGGGGTGCTGAAGAGCGCCGTGAGCGACCCGGACGTCGAGACGCGCGCCACGGTCGCATGGGCGCTGGGCGAGATCGAGGACCGAAGTGCCGTCGACGTGCTGGTGCCGCTCGTCAAGGACGGGAACGCGCGCGTACGCCGGATGGCGGGATGGGCCTTGGGCGAGATCGAGAGCCGGACGGCGGTGCCGGTGCTCGAGCCGCTCGTGCGTGACGCCGATCGCGACGTGAAGCTGATGGCCCTCTGGGCCCTGGGCGAGATCGAGTCCGACACGGCGGTCGCAGCGGTGGCCGCGGGACTCTCGGATCGCGACGCCGAGGTACGACGGATGGCGGCCTGGGCGCTCGGCGAGATCGAGGCGCCGACGGCCGTGTCCAGCCTGACGCCCCTGCTGAAGGACCCCGACGACGGCGTGCGCGCCACCGTGGCCTGGGCATTGGGCGAGATCGAGAGCCGTTCCGCGCTGCCGGCGCTCGACGCGGTGCGCGAGGACGGCTCGCCGGCGGTGCGGCGCGCCGTGCGCTGGGCCATCGGCCAGATCGACGATCGCCGCTAG